A DNA window from Oculatellaceae cyanobacterium contains the following coding sequences:
- a CDS encoding caspase family protein yields MLKRRQFLQFAGSTLATLGISQLDLKLQGDNAHRALAQSSGKKLALLVGINNYPLGGKLKGCHTDIELQKNLLIHRYGFKSKNILILKDEQATRKGIITAFEKHLINKAKPGDVVVFHFSGHGSQVYDADCDFQDSKSNCVNSTLVPFDNNLSLSDRTANGGVVNDIMGHTLFLLMSALKTENVTVVLDSCHSGGGKRGNLTIRSLNGGKQVKPSSEEIEYQQQWLKELNLTPEEFKQKRRQGVPKGVVIAAAKRDQLASDAPFTDFSAGAFTYALTQYLWQQPGNESLDSALINISRTATEIAQRDGTDQNPEWEDKPGSNVSKQPIYFVNKIKPPAEAVVTKIKGERAELWLGGINSHSLESLNEVTIFSIINERGESIGQVNLEPKSRQGLTAWGKLRNAEKPHFLGTGTLLQEVIKPIPKDFHLKIGLDISLGNEQIPAEKALNALKRVQAFPLQQEKEVNYIFGKITADNLEFQLENSLKPDMGSLGLFTSTLTAIPNSFGNTNESITEAVIRLQPKLKSLLAVQLLKTILNPSSSRLNVTAKMIPGDGEDIPVNSFPVRGRRTKQQSSPSVSKVLSHQLHLPVGTPLKFQVTNGENRDLYVAILVIDASGEMSIIFPDNWNAIKKDTLLPAGKTLEIPQLDTDDYQLEVSPPLGRVEVLVIASSNPLEKTLLTLRSIAEPEKVRGRGTRDIIEDIDNDFSKISSDTNMSLGKNVAVVNVQELAAMSISFEAVEKR; encoded by the coding sequence ATGCTAAAACGTCGCCAATTTCTACAATTTGCAGGCTCTACTTTAGCCACATTAGGTATTAGTCAACTAGATCTTAAACTACAAGGTGACAATGCTCATCGCGCCTTAGCTCAAAGTTCCGGTAAAAAACTAGCTTTGTTAGTAGGAATTAATAATTATCCTCTTGGCGGTAAATTAAAAGGTTGTCATACAGATATAGAATTGCAGAAAAACTTGCTAATTCATCGTTATGGTTTTAAAAGTAAAAATATTTTAATCTTAAAAGATGAACAAGCTACCCGTAAAGGGATTATCACAGCCTTTGAAAAACATTTAATTAATAAAGCCAAACCAGGGGATGTAGTTGTTTTTCACTTTTCTGGACATGGTTCCCAAGTGTACGATGCTGATTGTGATTTTCAGGATAGCAAATCTAATTGTGTTAATAGTACGCTTGTGCCATTTGATAATAACTTATCATTGAGCGATCGCACTGCTAATGGTGGCGTTGTCAATGACATTATGGGACACACACTATTTTTATTAATGTCAGCTTTAAAAACAGAAAACGTCACAGTAGTTTTAGATAGCTGTCATTCTGGAGGAGGAAAACGCGGTAATTTGACAATACGCAGTTTAAACGGTGGAAAGCAAGTCAAACCTAGTTCTGAGGAAATAGAATATCAACAACAATGGCTCAAGGAATTAAATCTTACACCTGAAGAATTTAAACAAAAGCGGCGACAAGGAGTACCCAAAGGCGTAGTAATTGCTGCTGCTAAACGCGATCAATTAGCCTCAGATGCTCCATTCACAGATTTTAGTGCAGGAGCATTTACTTATGCTCTCACACAATATCTTTGGCAACAACCAGGAAATGAATCGCTAGATAGCGCATTAATTAATATTTCTCGTACTGCTACTGAAATTGCCCAACGCGATGGAACAGATCAAAATCCTGAATGGGAAGATAAACCTGGGAGCAATGTTAGCAAACAGCCGATTTATTTTGTTAATAAAATTAAGCCTCCAGCCGAAGCAGTAGTTACTAAAATAAAAGGCGAACGAGCAGAACTTTGGCTAGGTGGAATTAATTCTCATAGCTTGGAATCTCTTAACGAAGTTACTATTTTTAGTATTATTAACGAGCGAGGTGAGTCAATTGGACAGGTAAATTTAGAACCAAAATCTCGGCAAGGATTAACAGCTTGGGGCAAATTGCGTAATGCTGAAAAACCCCATTTTTTAGGAACGGGAACACTGTTACAAGAAGTGATTAAACCAATACCTAAAGATTTTCACTTAAAAATTGGTTTAGATATATCTTTAGGTAATGAGCAAATCCCAGCAGAAAAAGCCCTAAATGCTCTCAAGCGGGTTCAAGCCTTTCCCTTACAGCAGGAAAAAGAAGTAAATTACATTTTTGGTAAAATTACTGCTGATAATCTGGAGTTTCAATTAGAAAATTCCTTAAAACCCGACATGGGTAGCTTAGGTTTATTTACATCAACATTAACCGCAATCCCTAACTCTTTTGGAAATACCAACGAATCAATTACAGAAGCGGTTATTCGTCTGCAACCTAAGTTAAAATCGTTGTTAGCAGTGCAACTATTGAAAACAATTCTTAATCCTAGTTCATCTCGATTAAATGTTACTGCGAAAATGATTCCGGGTGATGGGGAAGATATACCTGTCAATTCTTTTCCTGTTAGAGGTAGGCGTACCAAACAGCAAAGTTCTCCCAGTGTATCCAAAGTATTATCTCATCAATTACATCTACCTGTAGGAACACCTTTAAAGTTTCAAGTAACGAATGGAGAGAATCGTGATTTATATGTTGCCATTTTAGTCATTGATGCCAGTGGAGAAATGTCAATTATTTTTCCTGATAATTGGAATGCTATCAAAAAAGATACTTTATTGCCAGCAGGTAAAACTTTAGAAATTCCGCAATTAGATACAGATGACTATCAATTAGAAGTATCACCACCTCTAGGTAGAGTAGAAGTATTAGTAATTGCTAGCAGTAATCCGCTTGAGAAAACTTTATTAACATTACGTTCTATTGCCGAACCAGAAAAGGTGCGAGGGCGGGGGACAAGAGATATAATTGAGGATATAGATAATGATTTTAGTAAAATTAGCAGCGATACCAATATGAGTTTGGGTAAAAATGTTGCTGTCGTTAATGTGCAGGAGTTGGCAGCGATGTCTATTAGCTTTGAGGCTGTTGAGAAGAGATGA
- a CDS encoding caspase family protein, whose amino-acid sequence MPSRRHFLQFASSTLATFGLSHLDITQQGNRYGKVLAQNTPRKLALLVGINTYPNNERFSNLNGCVTDVDLQEALLIHRFGFNKKDILRLTSDATRDKLPTRSNILQAFEDHLINQAKTGDVVVFHFSGHGSQLAEIDPCRNIDFNSTLVPADETQNGVVQDIMGRTLFLLMSRLNTENVTAVLDSCHSGGGTRGNYRIRSITGEGLQPSPEEIAYQKSLMEQLKLSPEELARRRCAAVAKGVVIAATQPTQEAKDEQFNGFSAGAFTYLLTQYLWQSTDNVGNTIEKIKPTMTRKYGQEPLVDGNKNTPLYFINKSVISTDAVITQVQGEQATLWLGGIDNQSLDTFSSGATFTAVNSSGQPLEVLELTSRSGLIGKAKIDKKSALQPGILLQESSRVIPPDLKLSIGLAPSLGNEAKAVKEALLENKRLQLISAQSGNIYPQKVDYIFGRMTSDIKQQIPASQAVNLPSLDSVGLFSEGLEPVAESFGKPGESVTAAVARLQVKFKSLIAGYLIRKTLNAKASNLAVKVSLNLIEEPSTVLAMTGSGKTRDSQKLSAFYPNRLPLNKLFQFQVTNHSPKDLYIASLLIDSTGDVLIIFPYHWSIDDDSMRLAPEETKIIGSSNDLKLKAIAFGSAEAVVIVSRNSLKNSVNTLKALAEELKQRGQLRDKNGEPVRSPIPLSNPIDLMEDLLGDLRDPRGGGINKTKIDASNTATLSLSFDVG is encoded by the coding sequence ATGCCTTCTCGCCGTCACTTCTTACAATTTGCAAGCTCAACATTAGCGACTTTCGGGTTAAGTCATCTCGATATTACTCAACAAGGAAACCGCTACGGTAAAGTTCTTGCACAAAATACACCACGCAAACTAGCTTTATTAGTCGGAATTAATACTTATCCCAACAACGAAAGATTTAGTAACCTCAATGGGTGTGTCACAGATGTAGATTTGCAAGAAGCTCTTTTAATTCATCGTTTTGGCTTCAATAAAAAAGATATTTTGAGATTAACCAGTGATGCAACACGCGATAAATTACCAACTCGCAGCAACATCTTACAGGCATTTGAAGATCATTTAATTAACCAAGCAAAAACAGGAGATGTTGTAGTATTTCATTTTTCCGGTCACGGTTCTCAATTAGCCGAAATCGATCCTTGTAGAAACATTGATTTTAATAGTACCTTAGTACCAGCAGACGAAACCCAAAATGGTGTTGTTCAAGATATAATGGGACGCACATTATTTTTATTAATGTCCCGTTTAAATACAGAAAATGTTACTGCCGTACTAGATAGCTGCCACTCTGGAGGTGGCACTCGTGGTAACTATAGAATACGTTCAATAACAGGGGAGGGATTACAACCTAGCCCTGAAGAAATTGCTTATCAAAAAAGTTTAATGGAGCAATTAAAATTATCTCCAGAAGAACTAGCTCGTCGGCGCTGTGCAGCCGTAGCCAAGGGTGTTGTCATAGCTGCAACCCAACCAACACAAGAAGCTAAGGATGAACAATTTAATGGTTTTTCTGCGGGTGCATTTACTTATTTACTGACGCAATATCTCTGGCAATCAACTGATAATGTCGGCAATACCATAGAGAAAATTAAGCCGACAATGACTAGGAAATACGGTCAAGAACCTTTAGTTGATGGTAACAAAAATACACCCCTTTATTTTATCAATAAATCTGTTATTTCCACCGATGCTGTAATTACCCAAGTTCAAGGCGAACAAGCAACATTATGGTTAGGAGGAATAGACAATCAAAGTTTAGATACTTTCTCGTCAGGCGCGACATTTACCGCTGTTAATTCTTCGGGACAACCCCTCGAAGTCTTAGAATTAACATCCCGTAGCGGTCTAATAGGAAAAGCAAAAATTGACAAAAAATCTGCTCTCCAACCAGGTATCCTGTTGCAGGAAAGCAGCCGTGTTATCCCACCAGATTTAAAGTTAAGCATTGGTTTAGCTCCTTCTTTGGGAAACGAGGCAAAAGCAGTCAAAGAAGCATTATTAGAAAATAAGCGTTTACAACTTATTTCTGCACAATCTGGAAATATCTATCCACAAAAAGTGGATTATATTTTCGGTCGCATGACAAGTGATATTAAACAACAAATACCAGCCTCACAAGCAGTTAATTTACCTTCATTAGATAGTGTAGGATTATTTAGCGAAGGATTAGAACCAGTAGCAGAATCATTTGGCAAACCAGGCGAATCCGTAACAGCAGCCGTAGCGCGTCTACAAGTTAAATTTAAGTCTTTGATAGCAGGTTATCTCATCAGGAAAACTTTAAACGCTAAAGCTTCTAATTTAGCGGTAAAAGTATCACTAAATTTAATAGAAGAACCATCAACAGTACTAGCAATGACTGGTAGTGGAAAAACGAGAGATAGTCAAAAATTATCAGCATTTTATCCAAATAGATTACCACTCAATAAGTTATTTCAATTTCAAGTTACTAATCATTCTCCTAAAGATCTATATATAGCTAGTCTACTGATAGATTCTACTGGTGATGTATTAATAATATTTCCTTATCATTGGTCAATTGACGATGATTCGATGCGTTTAGCACCTGAAGAGACAAAAATAATTGGCAGTTCTAACGATCTTAAGTTAAAGGCGATCGCCTTTGGTAGTGCTGAAGCTGTAGTGATTGTTAGCCGTAACTCACTAAAAAATAGTGTGAATACTTTAAAAGCTTTAGCAGAAGAATTGAAGCAGCGAGGACAACTTAGAGATAAAAATGGAGAACCCGTCCGCAGTCCGATTCCCTTGAGCAATCCCATAGACTTAATGGAAGACTTACTAGGCGATTTGCGCGATCCTCGTGGTGGTGGAATTAACAAAACCAAGATAGACGCATCAAACACTGCTACTTTATCACTTAGCTTTGATGTGGGTTGA
- a CDS encoding DUF928 domain-containing protein: MFKSQSLLSILLATTLITVFLATFPIQATTTQNLELLKTKNQNKSLTLSWSSIANIFSRKKSKKGSRGEICPIAPKQLIDQSSSDDSEEEIQQVWSDRPLFFWQIKKGIAQKIELFIPGDKQAIWQREIKLGETNIIYDGEPLQPGQLYQWRLTAKAPFTKERSVNFQVMEQQQRDRITAELAQLEAQLKQKAASVEVIALEKANYFVEKELWSDALRELYSVPTPSAELTQAVAQIQKNDFCPR; this comes from the coding sequence ATGTTTAAATCTCAAAGCTTACTTTCTATTTTGTTGGCAACTACCCTGATTACTGTTTTTTTAGCAACTTTTCCTATTCAAGCAACTACTACACAAAATTTAGAACTTTTAAAAACTAAAAATCAAAATAAATCTTTGACTCTTTCATGGAGTAGCATTGCCAACATTTTCAGCCGTAAAAAAAGTAAAAAAGGTTCGCGCGGAGAAATTTGCCCGATCGCACCAAAACAACTCATCGATCAAAGCTCCTCTGATGATAGTGAGGAAGAGATTCAACAAGTTTGGAGCGATCGCCCTTTATTTTTCTGGCAAATTAAAAAAGGAATTGCACAGAAAATAGAATTATTTATTCCAGGGGATAAACAAGCAATTTGGCAGCGAGAAATTAAATTAGGAGAAACTAATATTATCTATGATGGAGAACCTTTGCAACCAGGTCAACTGTATCAATGGCGGTTAACAGCTAAGGCTCCGTTTACGAAAGAAAGAAGCGTCAATTTTCAAGTGATGGAACAACAGCAGCGCGATCGCATCACGGCAGAATTGGCACAACTAGAGGCGCAACTCAAGCAGAAAGCAGCATCGGTGGAAGTTATTGCTCTGGAGAAAGCAAATTACTTTGTAGAAAAAGAATTATGGTCAGATGCACTACGGGAATTATATTCAGTGCCAACACCTTCGGCGGAATTAACTCAGGCAGTTGCACAAATTCAAAAGAATGATTTCTGCCCGCGATAG
- a CDS encoding CHAT domain-containing protein, producing the protein MPTTITKLTVLILILGIVSLPNISNYLPKSQVLAQSVSDQRSEADRLYQQGKQQVQKSQYQAALQSFEQALKVYRQIKARSSEALTINYIALAENQLGNHLKALDLYQQALTIFKELDDRWNEGTTLNNLGIAYVNMSRYNQALELFQQALAVRQEVNDKEGEGVTLNQLGLLYQDLGDKPQALRFFQQALILRKAAKDSLGEALTLNALGLYYRNLEQYPQAIEHYEQALTIFKQFGVRKGEATILNNLGDIQLNQNQYLPALKLFQQALNIYKEIGDRASQGTILGNIARVYATQGQTQQALEFFQKALVTLRDVNDRLGQARQLKNRGNTLYQDGKLVEAERNLRDGIEVFESLREKLSDANKVSIFETQATTYRLLQKVLIAQNKTNEALEISERSRSRALVELLLQKSSTNIDFKSSIKVTSIEEIKRIAKEQKATLIEYAIVPAKFSFQNSETEDNSNLYIWVVKPTGEINFRVVDIKLFLQQKNTSLKELVTTSRESLGVRGIFDTESPNPIDEKEQLQRLKSLYNLLIEPVADLMPTDPNQRVIFMPQSELFLVPFPALQDQQGKYLIEKHTIVTSPSIQVLELTHKQRDKVKQAALNDTLVLGNPTMPSVAPKIGDKPKQLTNLPGAKREAEAIAPLLNTKILTGDEATKANVLARLPQAKYVHLATHGLFDDFQGLQSAIALAPTQTDNGLLTAEEVLNLKLNAELVVLSACNTGRGRITGDGVIGISRAFISAGVPSVIVSLWSVPDTPTAELMTEFYRQLKQTGDKAKALRQAMLLLKEKYPNSPIKWAAFTLIGEAE; encoded by the coding sequence ATGCCTACCACAATAACTAAATTAACTGTATTAATCCTGATATTAGGTATTGTTTCCCTACCTAATATCAGCAATTATTTGCCTAAATCACAGGTTTTAGCACAATCTGTATCTGACCAAAGATCCGAAGCAGATCGCCTTTATCAGCAAGGTAAACAGCAAGTTCAGAAAAGTCAATATCAGGCTGCGTTACAGTCCTTTGAACAAGCATTAAAGGTTTATAGGCAAATAAAAGCTCGCTCCAGCGAAGCATTGACTATTAACTATATTGCCTTAGCTGAAAATCAATTAGGAAATCATCTCAAAGCACTTGATTTATATCAGCAAGCTTTAACTATTTTTAAAGAACTTGACGATCGTTGGAACGAGGGTACGACTCTCAATAACCTTGGAATCGCTTATGTGAATATGAGTCGCTATAATCAAGCATTAGAATTATTTCAGCAAGCTTTAGCAGTTCGTCAAGAAGTCAATGACAAAGAAGGAGAAGGGGTAACACTCAACCAACTTGGACTCTTGTATCAGGACTTGGGTGATAAACCCCAAGCCTTAAGATTCTTCCAACAAGCTTTAATTCTGCGTAAAGCAGCTAAGGATTCATTAGGGGAAGCATTAACCCTTAATGCTCTTGGATTATACTACCGCAATTTAGAACAGTATCCTCAAGCAATAGAGCATTATGAACAAGCCTTAACTATTTTCAAGCAATTTGGCGTTCGTAAGGGTGAAGCAACAATACTCAATAATCTAGGCGATATTCAATTAAATCAAAATCAATATCTGCCTGCACTAAAACTTTTTCAGCAAGCCTTAAACATTTATAAAGAAATTGGGGATCGGGCTTCTCAAGGAACTATTTTAGGAAATATTGCCAGAGTTTATGCTACTCAAGGTCAGACCCAACAAGCACTAGAATTTTTTCAAAAAGCATTAGTTACCCTTAGAGATGTAAACGATCGTCTCGGTCAAGCAAGGCAATTAAAAAATAGGGGAAATACGCTTTATCAGGATGGAAAGCTTGTAGAAGCTGAAAGAAACTTACGCGACGGAATAGAAGTTTTTGAATCACTACGAGAAAAATTAAGTGATGCTAATAAAGTTTCCATTTTTGAAACGCAAGCTACTACTTATCGCTTATTACAAAAAGTTTTAATCGCTCAGAATAAAACTAATGAAGCTTTAGAAATTTCGGAACGAAGCCGTTCTCGTGCATTAGTTGAGTTGTTATTACAAAAAAGCTCTACTAACATTGATTTTAAATCATCTATCAAAGTGACATCAATTGAAGAAATCAAACGAATTGCCAAAGAACAGAAAGCAACTTTGATTGAATATGCAATTGTTCCAGCTAAGTTTTCATTTCAAAACTCGGAAACTGAAGACAACTCAAATTTATACATTTGGGTAGTTAAACCTACAGGAGAAATTAACTTTCGTGTTGTTGATATTAAACTTTTTTTACAACAAAAAAATACATCTTTAAAAGAGCTTGTTACTACTAGCCGTGAATCTCTTGGGGTTAGAGGTATTTTTGATACCGAATCACCTAATCCTATTGATGAGAAAGAACAACTCCAACGCTTAAAATCACTTTACAATTTATTAATTGAACCTGTTGCTGACTTGATGCCAACTGACCCTAATCAGCGCGTCATTTTTATGCCTCAAAGTGAGCTATTTTTAGTTCCGTTCCCTGCATTGCAAGATCAACAAGGAAAATACCTAATTGAAAAACACACCATTGTGACATCCCCATCCATACAGGTACTAGAACTGACTCACAAACAACGGGATAAGGTCAAGCAAGCTGCTCTCAATGATACTCTTGTTTTGGGAAATCCTACCATGCCCAGTGTCGCGCCTAAGATTGGGGACAAACCTAAACAATTAACAAATTTACCAGGCGCAAAAAGGGAAGCAGAAGCGATCGCACCTCTACTGAATACTAAAATACTTACTGGCGACGAAGCTACTAAAGCCAATGTGTTAGCGCGACTTCCCCAAGCGAAATACGTGCATTTGGCGACACACGGTTTATTTGATGATTTTCAAGGGTTACAAAGCGCGATCGCACTTGCACCCACTCAAACTGATAACGGCTTACTCACTGCGGAAGAAGTCCTCAACCTAAAACTTAATGCCGAGTTAGTTGTTCTTAGCGCCTGCAATACTGGAAGAGGACGTATTACTGGGGATGGCGTAATTGGAATATCGCGTGCTTTCATTAGTGCAGGTGTTCCCAGTGTAATTGTATCGCTGTGGTCAGTTCCTGACACACCAACCGCCGAATTAATGACAGAGTTTTATCGTCAACTCAAACAAACAGGAGATAAAGCAAAAGCCTTACGCCAAGCTATGCTTCTCCTTAAGGAAAAGTATCCTAATTCTCCTATAAAATGGGCGGCTTTTACGCTTATTGGGGAGGCAGAATAG
- a CDS encoding tetratricopeptide repeat protein encodes MQFSIIQLRAKGLLILAITTLTATIAGSAAFLPVPSTASQVLAQSVSEQKAEADQLLQQGIKQYQLSQFEAALQSWEQALIIYRQIKDRKGEGQSLGNLGLAYSALGEYTKAIKYHEQSLAIARELNDRKGEGMALGNLGIAYSALGQYTKAIDYQQQRLAITREINDRRGEGQSLGNLGIAYDALADYIKAIEYLQESLTISRQINDRRGEGQSLGNLGNAYYALGDYTKAINYHQQRLAIARQIDDKLGERKALGNLGNSYSALGEYTKAIDYQQQSLIIARQIQDRQGEGQSLGNLGNIYSALGDYTKAIDYQQQSLTIARQIQDRRGEGKALGNLGNIYSALGDYTKASDYQQERLAIARQIQDKRGEEAGLGNLGNIYSALGDYTKAIDYHEQSLTIARQIQDRRGEGQSLSNLGIACYGLGDYIKAIDYQQQSLTIARKIQDRRGEGQSLGNLGIAYYVLGDYIKAIDYHQQRLAIARKIQDEDSEGKALGNLGIAYDATGDYTKAIDYHQQSLAIARKINDSESEGTALNNLGVAFKNLGDLTAAEKNLREGIAVWKSLRAVLGNKDEFKISVFEEQARTYRTLQQVLIAQNKTDAALEISEAGRARAFVDLLSRTISPNANTPLTAYNPTLAQIKAVVKTQNATLVQYSIIYNDFKVGNKQQVQESQLYIWAIKPNGEINFRTVDLKPLWQKQNTSLTELVNNTRVSIGVGDRAIFDTEFQNPVNPEKLSSNLKQLHELLIKPIADLLPTDSNQRVIFVPQNELFLVPFAALQDAQGNYLIEKHTILTAPSIQVLELTHQQQQRVGKLPTTFGQTDALVVGNPTMPSVAINGGEKKQQLASLPGAKREAEAIAPLLRTKALTGNTATKANIIARLPQAKIVHLATHGLFDSFQGLQSSIALAPEGQDQGLLTAEEILKLKLNANLVVLSACNTGRGKITGDGVIGLSRSLFIAGTPSVIASLWSVPDAPTAELMTEFYTNLNQKKLNKAQSLRQAMLTIMEKNRNNPKAWAAFTLLGEAE; translated from the coding sequence ATGCAATTCTCAATAATTCAACTTAGAGCCAAAGGTTTGCTAATCTTAGCTATTACTACCCTTACCGCTACTATTGCTGGCTCTGCGGCTTTCTTACCAGTACCATCAACGGCATCACAGGTATTGGCGCAAAGTGTATCCGAGCAAAAAGCTGAAGCAGATCAATTATTACAGCAAGGAATCAAACAGTATCAACTTAGTCAATTTGAAGCAGCGTTACAGTCTTGGGAACAAGCACTGATTATCTATCGCCAAATTAAAGATAGAAAAGGCGAGGGACAGTCTCTGGGTAATCTGGGACTTGCTTACTCTGCTTTAGGAGAATACACCAAAGCGATCAAGTACCACGAGCAATCTTTGGCTATTGCGCGTGAACTTAATGATAGAAAAGGTGAGGGAATGGCTCTGGGTAATCTGGGAATTGCTTACTCTGCTTTAGGACAATACACCAAAGCAATTGATTACCAGCAGCAACGTTTGGCTATTACCCGTGAAATTAATGATAGAAGAGGTGAGGGACAGTCTCTGGGTAATTTGGGAATTGCTTACGATGCCTTAGCAGATTACATCAAAGCGATAGAGTACCTCCAAGAAAGTTTAACTATTTCCCGTCAAATTAATGATAGAAGGGGTGAGGGGCAATCTCTGGGTAATTTAGGAAATGCTTACTATGCTTTAGGAGACTACACCAAAGCAATTAATTATCACCAGCAACGTTTGGCTATTGCCCGTCAAATTGATGATAAATTAGGTGAGCGAAAAGCTCTGGGTAATCTGGGAAATAGTTACTCGGCTTTAGGAGAATACACCAAAGCAATTGATTACCAACAGCAAAGTTTAATTATTGCCCGTCAAATTCAGGATAGACAAGGTGAGGGACAGTCTCTGGGTAATTTGGGAAATATTTACTCGGCTTTAGGAGACTACACCAAAGCGATTGATTATCAGCAGCAAAGTTTAACTATTGCCCGTCAAATTCAAGATAGAAGGGGTGAGGGAAAAGCTCTGGGTAATTTGGGAAATATTTACTCGGCTTTAGGAGACTACACCAAAGCGAGCGATTACCAGCAAGAACGTTTAGCTATTGCCCGTCAAATTCAAGATAAAAGGGGTGAGGAAGCAGGTTTGGGTAATCTAGGAAATATTTACTCGGCTTTAGGAGACTACACTAAAGCGATTGATTACCACGAGCAAAGTTTAACTATTGCCCGTCAAATTCAAGATAGAAGGGGTGAGGGACAGTCCCTGAGTAATCTGGGAATTGCTTGCTATGGCTTAGGAGACTACATCAAAGCGATTGATTACCAGCAGCAAAGTTTAACTATTGCCCGCAAAATTCAAGATAGAAGGGGTGAGGGACAATCTCTGGGTAATCTGGGAATTGCTTACTATGTCTTAGGAGACTACATCAAAGCGATTGATTATCACCAACAACGTTTGGCTATTGCCCGTAAAATTCAAGATGAAGACAGCGAGGGAAAGGCTCTGGGTAATCTGGGAATTGCTTATGATGCTACAGGAGACTACACCAAAGCGATCGATTACCATCAGCAAAGTTTGGCTATTGCCCGTAAAATTAATGATAGCGAAAGTGAGGGAACGGCTCTCAATAATTTAGGAGTTGCTTTCAAAAACTTGGGTGATTTGACCGCAGCAGAGAAAAATCTCAGAGAAGGAATTGCTGTTTGGAAATCCTTACGTGCTGTATTAGGTAATAAAGATGAATTTAAAATCTCAGTTTTTGAGGAGCAAGCTAGAACCTATCGAACTTTACAACAAGTTCTCATTGCCCAAAATAAAACAGATGCTGCCTTAGAAATTTCTGAAGCAGGCAGAGCCAGAGCTTTTGTTGATTTACTCTCTAGAACAATCTCTCCTAACGCCAACACGCCATTAACTGCTTATAACCCCACATTGGCGCAAATTAAAGCAGTTGTCAAAACTCAAAATGCTACTTTAGTTCAATATTCAATTATTTACAACGATTTTAAAGTTGGCAATAAACAACAAGTTCAAGAATCACAACTTTATATATGGGCGATTAAACCGAATGGAGAAATCAACTTTCGCACGGTTGATCTCAAACCATTATGGCAAAAACAAAATACATCTTTAACAGAACTTGTTAACAACACCCGCGTCTCAATAGGAGTGGGCGATCGCGCCATTTTTGATACAGAGTTTCAAAATCCGGTTAATCCAGAAAAACTTTCCTCTAACTTAAAACAACTACATGAACTATTAATCAAACCTATTGCAGACCTTCTTCCTACTGACAGCAACCAGCGTGTAATTTTTGTCCCCCAAAATGAACTCTTCTTAGTTCCCTTCGCTGCACTCCAAGACGCGCAGGGAAATTACCTGATTGAAAAACACACAATCTTAACTGCACCATCAATACAGGTACTAGAACTCACCCATCAGCAACAGCAGCGTGTTGGCAAATTACCTACAACGTTCGGACAAACAGATGCTTTGGTTGTAGGAAATCCCACCATGCCTAGTGTCGCGATTAATGGTGGAGAAAAAAAACAACAGTTAGCTTCATTACCAGGAGCCAAACGAGAAGCAGAAGCGATCGCACCTCTGTTGCGTACCAAAGCTCTTACTGGTAATACAGCCACCAAAGCTAATATTATCGCACGATTACCTCAAGCTAAAATTGTGCATCTAGCAACACATGGCTTATTTGATAGCTTTCAGGGATTACAAAGTTCAATAGCACTCGCACCGGAAGGTCAAGATCAAGGTTTACTCACTGCCGAGGAAATTCTCAAATTAAAACTCAACGCAAATTTAGTTGTTCTGAGTGCGTGTAATACAGGTAGAGGGAAGATAACAGGCGATGGTGTGATTGGACTATCGCGATCGTTATTTATCGCAGGTACTCCCAGCGTAATTGCCTCACTTTGGTCTGTTCCTGATGCACCTACGGCTGAGTTAATGACAGAATTTTATACTAATTTGAATCAAAAGAAACTCAATAAAGCTCAATCTTTACGCCAAGCTATGCTCACAATCATGGAAAAAAACCGCAACAACCCAAAAGCGTGGGCAGCATTTACCCTTCTTGGTGAAGCGGAATAA